In the Brassica napus cultivar Da-Ae chromosome A7, Da-Ae, whole genome shotgun sequence genome, one interval contains:
- the LOC106352696 gene encoding uncharacterized membrane protein At3g27390-like: MEPPTGILSSLWRFILFIPYFTGLLLLGVLKGIVFCPLICLIMAIGNSAIILGLLPVHCIWTLYSISSAKQLGPILKLFLCLCLPLGIILWLVVSIVGSVLGGAVYGFLSPIFATFDAVGEGKSNPLFHCFYDGTWSTVKGSFTVVCDFRDVCFHSYFSFMDDLRTSGTDRHYYEIRLLQIPGAVIAAVLGVIVDFPLISLIALFKSPYMLFKGWRRLFHDLIGREGPFLETMCVPIAGLVILLWPLGVVGAVLGSLVSSVFLGAYAGVVSYQESSFFFGLCYVVASLSIYDEYSNDVLDMPEGSCFPRPKFRRKEEEGGTSGLSRPSSFKTTPSRGGSNRGPMVDLKPLDLLEALFEECRKYGEIMVTKGIINSKDIEEAKSSKGSQVISIGLPAYSLLNELLRSIKSNSTGLLLGDGVTEITTRNRPKDAFFDWFLNPFLIIKDQIEAANLSEQEEEYLGKLVLLFGDSERLKSSITESESPHLTELRKAELDSFARRLQGLTKSVSRYPTFRRHFVELVKKLSNDLDKKHNRFEGGGGSRPVKKTVSRIFSQKSFKQKTSSNGSDHQDSPNRGLRDIDIV, from the exons ATGGAGCCTCCAACGGGAATATTGTCATCTCTGTGGCGATTCATACTCTTCATTCCTTATTTCACTGGCTTACTCCTTCTGGGTGTTCTTAAAG gtATCGTTTTCTGCCCGCTTATATGCCTTATTATGGCTATTGGAAACTCTGCAATCATCTTAGGCCTTTTACCAGTACATTGCATTTGGACTCTCTATTCCATATCAAG TGCTAAACAATTAGGCCCAATCTTGAAGCTCTTTCTGTGCTTGTGCCTTCCTCTCGGCATCATTCTCTGGCTTGTGGTTAGTATCGTAGGAAGCGTCCTCGGGGGAGCTGTGTATGGCTTTCTTTCCCCAATCTTCGCCACCTTCGATGCTGTTGGTGAAGGGAAGTCTAACCCGCTTTTCCATTGCTTCTAC GATGGAACTTGGAGCACTGTTAAAGGCAGCTTCACTGTTGTCTGTGACTTCAGAGACGTTTGCTTTCACTCCTACTTTTCTTTTATGGATGATCTTAGAACATCTGGCACGGATCGTCACTATTATGAAATAAG GCTACTTCAAATCCCAGGCGCTGTGATTGCTGCGGTTCTTGGAGTTATTGTTGATTTCCCACTGATTTCACTCATAGCCTTGTTTAAAAGCCCCTACATGCTGTTCAAAGGCTGGCGACGTTTGTTTCATGATCTCATTGGACGTGAAGGTCCTTTCTTGGAGACCATGTGTGTCCCCATCGCAGGCCTTGTGATCTTACTCTGGCCTTTAGGTGTTGTGGGTGCGGTTCTAGGTTCCCTGGTCTCTAGTGTCTTCCTTGGTGCCTACGCTGGTGTAGTCTCATATCAGGaatcttccttcttctttggcctttgctatGTTGTTGCTTCTTTGTCGATCTACGATGAGTATAGCAATGATGTTCTTGACATGCCTGAAGGCTCTTGCTTTCCCAG GCCAAAGTTTAGAAGAAAGGAAGAGGAAGGTGGTACTAGTGGTCTTTCAAGACCAAGCTCTTTTAAGACAACTCCATCAAGAGGAGGATCTAACAGAGGCCCAATGGTTGACCTGAAGCCACTTGAT CTTCTAGAAGCTCTTTTTGAGGAATGTAGAAAGTACGGAGAGATTATGGTAACGAAAGGGATCATAAACTCAAAGGACATTGAAGAAGCAAAGTCTAGCAAAGGCAGTCAAGTGATCAGCATTGGCTTACCCGCTTATTCCCTTCTTAACGAGCTTCTACGCTCTATCAAATCCAACTCCACCGGTTTGTTACTCG GTGACGGTGTAACAGAGATAACTACAAGGAACCGCCCAAAAGATGCCTTCTTTGACTGGTTTCTGAATCCATTTCTGATCATCAAagaccagattgaagcagcgaATCTGtctgaacaagaagaagagtaCCTTGGAAAGTTGGTTCTGCTGTTTGGAGATTCAGAGAGACTTAAAAGCTCCATTACCGAATCTGAATCTCCTCATTTGACGGAGTTAAGAAAAGCAGAACTTGACTCCTTTGCTCGCAG GCTTCAAGGACTGACCAAATCAGTGTCAAGATATCCAACGTTCAGAAGACATTTTGTTGAACTAGTCAAGAAACTATCAAATGATCTAGACAAGAAACATAACCGGTTTGAAGGTGGCGGCGGTTCAAGACCGGTTAAGAAAACCGTATCTAGGATTTTCAGCCAGAAATCGTTCAAGCAAAAGACGAGTAGCAATGGGTCAGATCATCAAGATTCACCAAACCGTGGCTTAAGAGACATTGATATTGTGTAA
- the LOC106355459 gene encoding protein NOI4-like, with protein sequence MASNNQSRQQQDRPLPKFGEWDVNDPASAEGFTVIFAKARDDKKTNASGRAPSQRRDNNKGQDEPTKKRFCCF encoded by the exons ATGGCATCG aaTAATCAATCAAGACAACAACAAGATCGACCATTACCAAAATTTGGAGAATGGGACGTAAACGATCCAGCATCAGCCGAAGGATTCACCGTTATATTCGCTAAAGCTCGAGACGACAAAAAGACAAACGCTAGTGGTCGTGCTCCTTCTCAACGCCGTGATAACAACAAAGGACAAGATGAACCTACG AAGAAACGGTTCTGCTGTTTCTAG
- the LOC106356668 gene encoding succinate dehydrogenase [ubiquinone] iron-sulfur subunit 2, mitochondrial: MASGLVGRVVGTNPSRAARLIPSRWTSSKAVVGAKLKTFQIYRWNADSPGKPELQDYQLDLKDCGPMVLDALIKITNEMDPSLTFRRSCREGMCGSCAMNIDGCNGLACLTKIESESSKVTTITPLPHMFVIKDLVVDMTNFYNQYKSIEPWLKRKTPASVPGKEILQSKKDRAKLDGMYECILCACCSTSCPSYWWNPESYLGPAALLHANRWISDSRDEYTKERLEAINDEFKLYRCHTILNCARACPKGLNPGKQISHIKQLQK, from the exons ATGGCGTCTGGTTTGGTCGGAAGAGTTGTTGGAACGAACCCGTCGAGGGCAGCACGATTGATTCCGTCGCGTTGGACATCATCAAAAGCTGTCGTAGGAGCGAAACTGAAGACGTTCCAGATATACAGATGGAATGCAGATTCTCCCGGGAAGCCTGAGCTCCAAGACTACCAGCTCGATCTCAAAGACTGTGGCCCCATGGTTCTAGACGCGCTCATCAAGATCACAAACGAGATGGATCCGTCGCTCACTTTCCGCCGATCGTGCCGAGAAGGCATGTGCGGCTCCTGCGCGATGAACATCGACGGATGCAACGGTCTCGCTTGTTTGACGAAGATCGAGTCGGAGTCTTCGAAAGTGACGACGATCACGCCGTTGCCGCATATGTTTGTGATAAAGGATTTGGTGGTGGACATGACGAATTTTTATAATCAGTACAAGAGTATTGAGCCGTGGTTGAAGAGGAAGACTCCAGCGTCTGTTCCTGGGAAGGAGATTCTGCAGAGTAAGAAGGATAGAGCTAAGCTTGATGGGATGTATGAGTGCATTCTCTGCGCTTGTTGCAGCACTTCTTGTCCTAGCTATTGGTGGAACCCTGAGTCTTATCTTGGCCCCGCCGCTTTGCTCCATGCCAACAG GTGGATAAGCGACAGTCGAGATGAGTATACTAAAGAAAGACTTGAAGCCATTAACGACGAGTTCAAGCTCTATCGGTGCCACACTATCTTGAACTGTGCTCGTGCCTGTCCAAAGGGATTAAACCCAGGGAAACAGATCTCACACATCAAGCAACTTCAGAAATAA